In a genomic window of Xylophilus rhododendri:
- a CDS encoding efflux transporter outer membrane subunit has product MRKKTFPLAALAAAALLLSGCSLIPTYERPAAPVEASFPPPPAIDGAQPQAATGAVASELSYQQFFADPRLVQLVGIALSSNRDLRATSLAIEQARAQFQITRANQYPAVGLAANASRAPNVINGALTNSFQVGLAVTSWEIDFFGRLQSLKEQALATYLASEEGRRAAQTSLVAGVANGWLALQADEELLDLSRRTVATREDSVRLTKLRLDNGVSSALDFQQADSLAQSARATLAQAQRQRALDENSLVLLLGQPLPADIRSSLAGDRLADVPPFPALQAGLPSDLLVRRPDIRQSEQQLIAANANIGAARAAFFPRISLTAQAGTASNELSGLFKSGSSAFSIAPSLVLPIFDAGRNRAGLASSEAGRDIAVAQYEKSIQTAFREVADALAGDATLAEQLRALQAQAQAESGRFELSDLRYRNGVATYLDLLDAQRSLFGAQQAVVQTRLLQRQNQVSLYKALGGGWTDQPEMAASAASSSPATR; this is encoded by the coding sequence CGGCGGCGCTGCTGCTGTCGGGCTGCAGCCTGATCCCGACCTACGAACGCCCGGCCGCGCCGGTGGAGGCGTCCTTCCCGCCGCCGCCGGCGATCGACGGCGCCCAGCCGCAGGCCGCCACCGGCGCGGTGGCCAGCGAGCTGAGCTATCAGCAGTTCTTCGCCGATCCGCGCCTGGTGCAGCTGGTGGGCATCGCCCTGTCGAGCAACCGCGACCTGCGCGCCACCAGCCTGGCCATCGAGCAGGCGCGGGCGCAGTTCCAGATCACCCGCGCCAACCAGTACCCGGCAGTCGGGCTGGCGGCCAATGCCAGCCGCGCGCCCAACGTCATCAACGGCGCCCTGACCAACTCCTTCCAGGTCGGCCTGGCCGTCACCTCCTGGGAGATCGACTTCTTCGGGCGCCTGCAAAGCCTGAAGGAACAGGCCCTGGCCACCTACCTCGCCAGCGAGGAAGGGCGCCGCGCCGCGCAGACCAGCCTGGTCGCCGGCGTGGCCAACGGCTGGCTGGCGCTGCAGGCCGACGAGGAGCTGCTCGACCTGTCGCGCCGCACCGTCGCCACCCGGGAAGACTCGGTGCGGCTGACCAAGCTGCGGCTGGACAACGGCGTGTCCTCCGCGCTGGACTTCCAGCAGGCCGACTCGCTCGCCCAGAGCGCCCGCGCCACCCTGGCCCAGGCCCAGCGCCAGCGCGCGCTGGACGAGAACTCGCTGGTGCTGCTGCTCGGCCAGCCGCTGCCCGCGGACATCCGCAGCAGCCTGGCCGGCGACCGCCTGGCCGACGTGCCGCCCTTCCCGGCGCTGCAGGCCGGCCTGCCGTCCGATCTGCTGGTGCGCCGTCCGGACATCCGCCAGAGCGAGCAGCAGCTGATCGCCGCCAACGCCAACATCGGCGCGGCGCGCGCGGCCTTCTTCCCGCGCATCAGCCTGACCGCGCAGGCCGGCACCGCCAGCAACGAGCTCTCGGGCCTGTTCAAGAGCGGCAGCTCGGCCTTCAGCATCGCGCCCTCGCTGGTGCTGCCGATCTTCGACGCGGGCCGCAACCGCGCCGGGCTGGCCTCGTCCGAAGCCGGCCGCGACATCGCGGTGGCGCAGTACGAGAAGTCGATCCAGACCGCCTTCCGCGAAGTGGCCGACGCCCTGGCGGGCGACGCCACCCTGGCCGAGCAGCTGCGCGCCCTGCAGGCGCAGGCGCAGGCCGAGTCCGGCCGCTTCGAGTTGTCGGACCTGCGCTACCGCAACGGCGTGGCCACCTACCTCGACCTGCTCGACGCCCAGCGCTCGCTGTTCGGCGCCCAGCAGGCCGTGGTGCAGACCCGGCTGCTGCAGCGGCAGAACCAGGTCAGCCTGTACAAGGCCCTGGGCGGCGGCTGGACCGACCAGCCGGAAATGGCCGCCAGCGCGGCCTCCAGCAGCCCGGCAACACGCTGA
- a CDS encoding c-type cytochrome produces MSETNPAEEHQEAHSGPIKNPKQLLIAVLFSFVVPIFVIIGLVLFVTSANKPAPGVSGPDAQKALQARIQRIGTVEIRDANRPLKSGEDVFKAQCITCHGTGMMGAPKFQDSADWAPRIAKGYETLLHSALAGKDAMPPQGGGDFEDVEIGRAVVYMANAGGAKFPVPDRPAAAPTANAGAAATPAPAATAAAAAPSPAAVTGAAPVVAAATATAAPTTAAGGGAGEALYKQTCQMCHAAGVANAPKFGDKAAWAPRIATGMDTLVNAALHGMGAMPPKGGSTAPDADVRAAVQYMVDAAK; encoded by the coding sequence ATGAGCGAGACAAATCCGGCAGAAGAACACCAGGAGGCGCATTCCGGCCCGATCAAGAATCCCAAGCAGTTGCTGATCGCGGTGCTCTTTTCTTTCGTGGTGCCGATCTTCGTGATCATCGGACTGGTGCTGTTCGTCACCTCGGCCAACAAGCCCGCGCCGGGCGTCAGCGGGCCGGACGCGCAGAAGGCGCTGCAGGCGCGCATACAGCGCATCGGCACGGTGGAGATCCGCGATGCCAACCGGCCGCTCAAGTCCGGCGAGGACGTCTTCAAGGCCCAGTGCATCACCTGCCATGGCACCGGCATGATGGGCGCGCCAAAGTTCCAGGACAGCGCAGACTGGGCGCCGCGCATCGCCAAGGGCTACGAGACCCTGCTGCATTCGGCCCTGGCCGGCAAGGACGCCATGCCCCCGCAGGGCGGCGGCGACTTCGAGGACGTGGAGATCGGCCGGGCGGTGGTCTACATGGCCAATGCCGGCGGCGCCAAGTTCCCGGTGCCGGACCGGCCGGCGGCCGCGCCCACCGCGAATGCGGGTGCCGCCGCGACGCCCGCGCCGGCCGCCACGGCTGCCGCGGCGGCCCCGAGTCCGGCAGCGGTGACCGGCGCGGCGCCGGTGGTGGCGGCCGCCACGGCGACAGCAGCGCCCACCACCGCCGCAGGCGGCGGGGCCGGTGAAGCGCTCTACAAACAAACCTGCCAGATGTGCCATGCCGCCGGCGTGGCCAACGCGCCGAAGTTCGGCGACAAGGCTGCCTGGGCGCCGCGCATCGCCACCGGCATGGACACCCTGGTCAACGCTGCCCTCCACGGCATGGGCGCCATGCCGCCCAAGGGCGGCTCCACCGCGCCGGATGCGGATGTGCGCGCCGCCGTCCAATACATGGTCGATGCGGCCAAGTAG
- a CDS encoding DUF2946 family protein, producing the protein MDDLVKQAMAKWPNVPDCFGWLGLDARGDWYMRDDAVQAAGVFGQAPAARGAVLRHEKLLGFIARNYGSDEQGRWFFQNGPQRVYVELEAAPYVWRVAPDFAVTAHTAQPAGEVTQALLDEDGRLYLLTPLGCGLVHSLDMVHAADAVEAGIWRPLEVRAGELEQRCGFQRHPRP; encoded by the coding sequence ATGGACGACCTCGTCAAACAAGCCATGGCCAAATGGCCCAACGTGCCCGACTGCTTCGGCTGGCTGGGCCTGGACGCCCGCGGCGACTGGTACATGCGCGACGACGCGGTGCAGGCGGCAGGCGTGTTCGGGCAGGCACCCGCCGCGCGCGGCGCGGTGCTGCGCCACGAGAAGCTGCTCGGCTTCATCGCCCGCAACTACGGTAGCGACGAGCAGGGCCGCTGGTTCTTCCAGAACGGGCCGCAGCGGGTGTATGTGGAACTGGAGGCGGCGCCCTATGTCTGGCGCGTGGCGCCCGATTTCGCGGTGACGGCCCACACCGCCCAGCCGGCGGGCGAGGTGACGCAGGCGCTGCTGGACGAAGACGGCCGGCTCTACCTGCTCACGCCGCTGGGCTGCGGCCTGGTGCACAGCCTGGACATGGTGCATGCGGCCGATGCGGTGGAGGCCGGCATCTGGCGGCCGCTGGAAGTGCGCGCCGGGGAGCTGGAGCAGCGCTGCGGCTTCCAGCGCCACCCGCGGCCTTGA
- a CDS encoding glycosyltransferase family 4 protein: MKYIYMAGPLGPMGGGMLRVVDYLMQAQSGFDCYQGAQMVKLDTRGTGSAAGSFVMLGKAMGTILKSKLNGSLAGLHVNMAERLSVFRKGILLLFARMLGVPAVLHLHAAQMESYYRSLSAPAKLFTRTVFHLTTHNIVLGDNARRFLIDVIGIRPDKVSVVINGVPGPATLVERPHDRARKRVLFLGNLWDRKGLADLLHALTDARFDPATVEVLVVGGGDVEKFQRLSDSLGLEKLVSFLGWVDQTKATDILKTADVLILPSYDEGLPLVILEALAHGIPTICTPVGEIPTVLQSRIDTLFVNPGDVKAIADALIDALNDEELSRLLGLNGRKAYESRFSLATFSSSVAAIHDKYFKLSN; encoded by the coding sequence ATGAAGTACATCTATATGGCGGGGCCGCTGGGGCCGATGGGCGGCGGCATGTTGCGCGTGGTCGATTACCTGATGCAGGCCCAGAGTGGTTTCGACTGCTACCAGGGCGCGCAGATGGTCAAGCTCGACACCCGCGGCACCGGCAGTGCGGCCGGCTCCTTCGTCATGCTGGGCAAGGCGATGGGCACGATCCTGAAGAGCAAGCTCAATGGCAGCCTGGCGGGCCTGCATGTCAACATGGCCGAGCGCCTGAGTGTGTTCCGCAAGGGCATCCTGCTGCTGTTCGCGCGCATGCTGGGCGTGCCCGCCGTGCTGCACCTGCATGCGGCGCAGATGGAGAGCTACTACCGCTCCCTGTCGGCGCCGGCCAAGCTGTTCACCCGCACGGTTTTCCACCTGACCACCCACAACATCGTGCTGGGCGACAACGCCCGGCGTTTCCTGATCGATGTCATCGGCATCCGGCCGGACAAGGTCAGCGTGGTCATCAACGGCGTACCGGGGCCCGCCACCCTGGTGGAGCGTCCCCACGACCGCGCCCGCAAGCGGGTACTGTTCCTCGGCAATCTATGGGACCGCAAGGGTCTGGCCGACCTGCTGCATGCGCTGACGGATGCCCGCTTCGATCCGGCCACGGTGGAGGTGCTGGTGGTCGGTGGCGGCGACGTGGAGAAATTCCAGCGCCTGTCCGACAGCCTGGGCCTGGAGAAGCTGGTGAGTTTTCTGGGTTGGGTGGACCAGACCAAGGCCACCGACATCCTGAAGACCGCCGACGTGCTGATCCTGCCCTCCTACGACGAAGGCCTGCCGCTGGTGATTCTGGAAGCGCTGGCGCACGGCATCCCGACGATCTGCACGCCGGTCGGCGAAATTCCCACCGTGCTGCAGAGCCGGATCGACACGCTTTTCGTGAACCCTGGCGATGTCAAGGCGATCGCGGACGCCTTGATCGATGCCCTGAACGACGAAGAACTCAGCCGCCTGCTGGGGCTCAACGGCCGCAAGGCCTACGAGAGCCGCTTCTCGCTCGCCACCTTCTCCTCTTCGGTGGCGGCGATTCACGACAAGTATTTCAAGCTTTCGAACTAG
- a CDS encoding YheT family hydrolase: MDFGDYRAPWWLPGGNLQTVWPALFGRRGDGRAPVYSRVRWDTADADFIDVDFAAGPEAPAAGQQPLLVLFHGLEGSSASHYAQSFAAAAAARGWAFAVPHFRGCGGELNLAPRAYHSGDHEEIGWMLQRLRQAHGAGPLLAVGVSLGGNALLRWAEEAGQEAGKLASAVAAVCSPIDLAASARAIGRGFNRHVYTRMFLASMKPKALAKLVQHPGLFDGIALAAARDLHGFDDAFTAPLHGFRSAEDYWRRCSAGPHLGEIRLPALVLNAVNDPFVPAASLPAPVDGTWVKFWRPAQGGHVGFPQGALPPGDVNAMPRAVCGWLAGHIR, encoded by the coding sequence GTGGATTTCGGGGACTACCGCGCGCCCTGGTGGCTGCCGGGCGGCAATCTGCAGACGGTGTGGCCGGCGCTGTTCGGGCGGCGCGGCGATGGCCGGGCGCCTGTGTATTCGCGGGTGCGCTGGGACACGGCGGACGCGGATTTCATCGACGTGGATTTCGCCGCCGGCCCCGAGGCGCCCGCGGCCGGGCAGCAACCGCTGCTGGTGCTGTTCCACGGCCTGGAGGGTTCCTCGGCCAGCCACTACGCCCAGAGCTTCGCGGCGGCCGCGGCGGCGCGCGGCTGGGCCTTCGCGGTGCCGCATTTCCGAGGCTGCGGCGGTGAGCTGAACCTGGCGCCGCGCGCCTACCACTCGGGCGACCATGAAGAGATCGGCTGGATGCTGCAGCGCCTGCGCCAGGCGCATGGCGCAGGCCCGCTGCTGGCCGTGGGTGTGTCCCTGGGCGGCAATGCACTGCTGCGCTGGGCCGAGGAAGCCGGCCAGGAGGCCGGGAAGCTGGCCAGCGCGGTGGCGGCGGTGTGTTCGCCGATCGACCTGGCGGCCAGCGCGCGGGCGATCGGGCGCGGCTTCAACCGCCATGTCTACACCCGCATGTTCCTGGCCAGCATGAAACCCAAGGCGCTGGCCAAGCTGGTCCAGCATCCGGGGCTGTTCGACGGCATCGCCCTGGCCGCGGCGCGCGACCTGCATGGCTTCGACGATGCGTTCACCGCGCCCCTGCACGGCTTTCGCAGCGCCGAGGACTACTGGCGGCGCTGCTCCGCCGGGCCGCACCTGGGAGAGATCCGGCTGCCTGCACTGGTGCTCAACGCCGTCAACGACCCCTTCGTGCCGGCCGCGTCCCTGCCGGCGCCGGTCGATGGGACATGGGTGAAGTTCTGGCGGCCGGCGCAGGGCGGGCATGTGGGTTTCCCGCAGGGTGCGCTGCCGCCGGGCGATGTCAATGCCATGCCGCGCGCCGTCTGCGGCTGGCTGGCCGGTCACATCCGCTAG